A single genomic interval of Malania oleifera isolate guangnan ecotype guangnan chromosome 11, ASM2987363v1, whole genome shotgun sequence harbors:
- the LOC131167430 gene encoding peroxidase 21-like, with protein MAINFFVFLLFPLLLMFHSGESELQLNYYSSSCPRAEEIVKEEVTKLFQRRDNTAISWLRFLFHDCMVKSCDASFLLTKGEGMEPEKESPRSFGIRDFRFLNQIKEAVEKECPSTVSCADTLALSAREAIVLLGGTRIDMRLGRRDTLQNHAKEIEDYIPNHNDSLTLVLSRFQSIGIDAERTVALLGAHSVGRVHCVNLVHRLYPTVDPTLDPEHAEYLKRRCRDPSPGRKAVQYARNDLETPFVIDNNYHKNLLKQKGLLVIDQQLASDPTTLPFVEKMASNDSYFHEQFARAILLLSENNPLPSDQGEIRKDCRYVNNE; from the exons ATGGCCATCAACTTCTTCGTCTTCCTCTTGTTTCCCTTACTCCTCATGTTTCActctg GTGAAAGTGAGCTGCAGTTAAATTACTACTCGAGCAGTTGCCCTAGAGCCGAGGAAATAGTCAAAGAAGAAGTCACAAAACTCTTCCAGCGACGTGATAACACTGCTATTTCTTGGCTTAGATTTCTCTTTCACGACTGTATGGTTAAG TCATGCGATGCGTCATTCTTGTTGACCAAGGGTGAGGGAATGGAACCAGAGAAGGAGTCCCCGAGGAGCTTTGGTATAAGAGATTTCAGGTTTCTCAATCAAATCAAAGAAGCCGTAGAGAAGGAATGCCCATCCACTGTGTCTTGCGCTGATACTCTTGCCCTTTCTGCCAGAGAAGCTATTGTCTTg TTAGGAGGAACACGCATAGACATGAGACTGGGACGAAGGGACACCCTGCAAAATCATGCAAAGGAGATTGAAGATTATATACCAAATCACAACGACTCCTTGACCTTGGTGCTTTCCCGTTTCCAATCTATCGGCATTGATGCTGAAAGAACAGTTGCTCTTTTAG GAGCTCACTCTGTTGGTCGAGTTCACTGTGTGAACCTGGTGCACAGGCTCTACCCAACAGTGGATCCGACGTTGGACCCAGAACATGCTGAATACCTTAAAAGGCGGTGCCGAGATCCGAGCCCAGGTCGGAAGGCAGTGCAATATGCAAGGAATGATCTTGAAACGCCATTTGTCATTGATAACAATTACCACAAGAACCTCTTAAAGCAGAAGGGACTATTAGTGATAGATCAACAATTGGCTTCGGATCCAACCACGCTTCCCTTTGTTGAGAAGATGGCTTCGAATGATAGTTACTTCCATGAACAATTTGCAAGAGCCATTCTCCTGTTATCAGAGAATAATCCACTTCCAAGTGACCAAGGAGAGATCAGAAAGGATTGCCGCTACGTCAACAACgagtaa